The Zingiber officinale cultivar Zhangliang chromosome 2A, Zo_v1.1, whole genome shotgun sequence genomic sequence CGTCCCGTCGCCGTCCTCGCCTGCGGCTCATGCGCCTTCCTCCGAGACTCCGTCTGGGGTTCCCGTCCCTTCCCCTCCGGCTCCGCCTCCGTCGCACGCAGAACGCCCGTCCACCGCCGTCCCGCCCGCAGAGATCCTTGAGTCCCCCAGCTCGCCTCAGGGCAATATCGCAGCCTCTGCGTCGGTTGGCTGGATGGCCGTCACCGCCGCGGTGATCGCCGCCGCGCTGCTGTAGATTTCCACTGCATCCCCGTTTCTACGCTTAGGGATTTCATAGCTGTTAATTTCAATCGTTAGCGATTTGACTTTTGTTTTTTCCTTCAGTTTTTTGGACGTGCGATGGAGACTCCAATGGGTTCGGTTTCGtatctcttcctctctttttcgcTCTCTTTGAGTCCCTATTCTACAATCTTGCCCCGCGCTTCATATACGCGTGTCATTGTCTCAGCCTCTCTGATCATCGATCCGAGGCCAATAGAGATGGCCGCTGCAGTAAGTCGGTGGGCGATGACACCCCCCTGTATTTACGCGTCCCGACCGTCGGGTCGAGATCAGCTACAGGACAAATTGTAGGCGCCATTTGGATTGAGAAGGCGATTAGAATTGTGCTCTTTCGGATAAAAAAAGGCTCCACGACATCTCACATGTAGGGTCTAATTGAGCCGAGCTGAAGTCTTATCCCATGTAATTAGGGTCTAATTTAACCGAATtaaaatcttaaatatttaagtttgattttttttataattgagacgaatttaaattttatttaataaatatattcataattcatgagcttattcaaacttttatcaaacataaattaatttaataaatataaattataaatttaaatatttattaaaaattaaattatatatttttaaaaaatatataatattcttattaaaatatataattttattctaataaataaatttaatatatttatctatattttttataagtaggatataaaatttataaatttaatattaaaattattattattttttatttaaaagttaattcatgaacttattaacgaacatgttcataaGCTAACGAATTAAATATTATGAAATTTGAccttgatttatttatcttaacgaatTTTATTAAACGGATTTAAATGAATAACTCATGAACAACTTAGTTCATTTATTGTGGCAAAATACGAATACGCTCACctccagcgcccccgtcaacccgttccaaggtcaacacggaggaggtaaatcacggacggctattagcctttagaataatgactagcacataagagatatatttacctcgacttttgccgagattcaaacccaAATCTCATTGTGATAACACCTCAAGTGCTAGTCACTAAACTCATCCGAGGAGACTCAACTTAGTTCATTTATACCTCTACATGTAATAGGCAAATGACATCTATAATTATCGATTCATCTCATTATGTACCTAATATATATGTACTTATAGAGAGATGGTTAAGATAATgatctattctttttttttttataaaagaaaagaaatattaaatcatataaatcatcaaaataatttttaaataaaaaatatttaattaaattatttattttaaaaatatcatttaTTTTAACATTGCATATCAattcaataatattataatataaaaaattaattattttattttaattaaaattatatataaaatattattatattaaatatttttttatcaattttattaaaattaccttgatcaaacttattttaaattctaaatcttaaatctggaatattattatattaaaatattttttaataatttaatcaaaattatttaaattttattaaaataattttaataaataaatatttacaactGTATAGCAGTTAAAATAACTATGACAATACTTCAATAATACTATATTAAATGTTATATAACAATTACGACTAAATGCATATagccatttttttaaaaaaaaaaaatgtatcttTTGACAATTTACATAATTTAAGAGGCCCTTTTGATTTTTGTCTTAAAATTCATCCGCTCAACTAAAGCAAGTATAAAGCTCCCACAGGT encodes the following:
- the LOC122043720 gene encoding vegetative cell wall protein gp1-like, with protein sequence MTFSASVLGFAMVVLLSAACSAQGPSPAPTRSPAVVPVSPPPIRTPAAAPVSPPPSVPSPSSPAAHAPSSETPSGVPVPSPPAPPPSHAERPSTAVPPAEILESPSSPQGNIAASASVGWMAVTAAVIAAALL